A genomic stretch from Bosea sp. F3-2 includes:
- a CDS encoding ABC transporter permease translates to MNLAQFLAGRLVKGVIVLFAIAVLNFLLIRAAPGDPAQVLAGEAGAADAQLLEQLRARFGLDQPFLTQLWIYLKGYLSFDLGFSYRQQQPVLNLIMERLPATLLLTGAAFLVSLVVGTAMGALAARRAGKWSDSLITTLALIFYATPLFWIALMSQIVFALKLGIVPNVGYETIGANYTGLSRALDIAQHLVLPSLTLGLFFTALYARMMRASMLEVAGADFVKTARAKGVSQPRVWRRHVARNAILPVVTLAGLQAGQLVGGAVLTETVFAWPGIGRLMFDALVQRDYSVLLGVFFISSAMVVCFNILTDLIYRVVDPRIEANA, encoded by the coding sequence ATGAATCTCGCGCAATTTCTTGCCGGCCGGCTCGTGAAGGGCGTCATCGTCCTGTTCGCGATCGCGGTGCTGAACTTCCTGCTGATCCGGGCCGCGCCGGGCGACCCGGCGCAGGTGCTCGCCGGCGAGGCGGGCGCCGCCGATGCCCAGCTGCTCGAACAGCTGCGCGCCCGCTTCGGCCTCGATCAGCCCTTCCTGACCCAGCTCTGGATCTATCTGAAGGGCTATCTGAGCTTCGATCTCGGCTTCAGCTACCGCCAGCAGCAGCCGGTGCTCAACCTGATCATGGAGCGCCTGCCGGCGACGCTGCTTTTGACCGGTGCGGCCTTCCTGGTCTCGCTCGTGGTCGGCACCGCGATGGGCGCGCTCGCCGCGCGCCGGGCCGGAAAATGGTCGGACAGCCTGATCACCACGCTCGCGCTGATCTTCTACGCGACGCCGCTGTTCTGGATCGCGCTGATGAGCCAGATCGTCTTTGCGCTGAAGCTCGGGATCGTGCCCAATGTCGGCTACGAGACCATCGGCGCGAACTATACCGGGCTGTCCCGCGCGCTCGATATCGCCCAGCATCTCGTCCTGCCGTCGCTGACGCTCGGCCTGTTCTTCACTGCGCTCTACGCCCGGATGATGCGCGCCTCGATGCTGGAGGTGGCGGGCGCCGACTTCGTCAAGACGGCGCGCGCCAAGGGCGTCTCGCAGCCCCGCGTCTGGCGCCGGCACGTGGCGCGCAACGCCATTCTGCCGGTGGTGACGTTGGCCGGCCTGCAGGCGGGCCAGCTCGTCGGCGGCGCCGTATTGACCGAGACCGTCTTCGCCTGGCCCGGCATCGGCCGGCTGATGTTCGATGCGCTGGTCCAGCGCGACTATTCCGTGCTGCTCGGCGTCTTCTTCATCTCATCGGCAATGGTCGTCTGCTTCAACATCCTCACCGATCTGATCTACCGGGTCGTCGATCCGCGCATCGAGGCGAATGCATGA
- a CDS encoding ABC transporter substrate-binding protein, whose product MARMTGLRLGLALAASVLALGTAMAQEPKKGGTVHVVVQPEPPMLMQGLNQNGPTNMVAGNIYESLLRYDEKLNPQPSLAKSWEISPDAKVYTFKLQEGVKWHDGKPFTADDVVFTLDKFLREVHPRWRPIVNAQVEKIEKVDDLTVKITLKQPFGPMIMTQEVASAPMIPKHIYDGTDYRANPANNTPIGTGPFKLKEWKKGSYIHLVKNEDYWLKGKPNLDEIYWQIIPDAAARAVAYETGKVDVLTGGSVDVYDVARLSKLPNTCMTTKGWEMFAPHAWLTPNVRNGILGNKQFRQGLMYAIDREFGKDVVWGGLGKLPTGPISSKTKFYSDDVPKYSYDPAKAKELIKASGYKGETIKLLNLPYGETWSRWSEAIKQNLEDVGVKVQIENTDVPGWTQKASNWDFDLNFNFLYQLGDPAMGVARSYISSNIAKGNPFANVGGYSNPEVDKLFADAAIAPTDKERQELYTKVQKVLADELPVLWLLEMDFPTIYRCNVKNLVTTGIGVDDGFRDAWKE is encoded by the coding sequence ATGGCCAGGATGACGGGATTGAGGCTGGGTTTGGCGCTCGCGGCGTCGGTTCTCGCGTTAGGGACCGCGATGGCCCAGGAGCCGAAGAAGGGCGGCACGGTCCATGTCGTGGTCCAGCCCGAGCCGCCGATGCTGATGCAGGGCCTCAACCAGAACGGCCCGACCAATATGGTCGCCGGCAACATCTACGAATCGCTGCTGCGCTATGACGAGAAGCTCAACCCGCAGCCTTCGCTCGCCAAGAGCTGGGAGATCTCGCCCGATGCCAAGGTCTACACCTTCAAGCTCCAGGAAGGCGTGAAATGGCATGACGGCAAGCCGTTCACGGCCGACGACGTCGTCTTCACCCTCGACAAGTTCCTGCGCGAGGTGCATCCGCGCTGGCGCCCGATCGTCAACGCACAGGTCGAGAAGATCGAGAAGGTCGACGACCTCACCGTCAAGATCACGCTGAAGCAGCCCTTCGGCCCGATGATCATGACACAGGAGGTCGCCTCTGCGCCGATGATCCCCAAGCACATCTATGACGGCACGGATTATCGCGCCAACCCGGCCAACAACACGCCGATCGGCACCGGCCCCTTCAAGCTCAAGGAGTGGAAGAAGGGCTCCTACATCCACCTCGTCAAGAACGAGGATTACTGGCTCAAGGGCAAGCCGAACCTCGACGAGATCTACTGGCAGATCATTCCCGATGCAGCTGCCCGCGCCGTTGCCTATGAGACGGGCAAGGTCGACGTGCTGACCGGCGGTTCGGTCGACGTCTACGACGTGGCGCGCCTGTCGAAGCTGCCCAACACCTGCATGACGACCAAGGGCTGGGAGATGTTCGCCCCCCATGCCTGGCTCACCCCGAACGTGCGCAACGGCATCCTCGGCAACAAGCAGTTCCGCCAGGGGCTGATGTACGCCATCGACCGCGAATTCGGGAAGGACGTGGTCTGGGGCGGCCTCGGCAAGCTGCCGACCGGGCCGATCTCGTCCAAGACCAAGTTCTATTCGGACGATGTGCCGAAATACAGCTACGACCCCGCCAAGGCCAAGGAGCTGATCAAGGCCTCCGGCTACAAGGGCGAGACGATCAAGCTGCTCAACCTGCCCTATGGCGAGACCTGGAGCCGCTGGTCCGAGGCGATCAAGCAGAATCTCGAGGATGTCGGCGTCAAGGTGCAGATCGAGAACACCGACGTGCCCGGCTGGACGCAGAAGGCGTCGAACTGGGATTTCGACCTGAACTTCAACTTCCTCTACCAGCTCGGCGACCCCGCCATGGGCGTGGCGCGCTCCTACATCTCCTCCAACATCGCCAAGGGCAATCCCTTCGCCAATGTCGGCGGCTACTCCAATCCCGAAGTCGACAAGCTCTTCGCCGACGCAGCGATCGCGCCGACCGACAAGGAGCGCCAGGAACTCTACACCAAGGTCCAGAAGGTGCTGGCCGACGAACTGCCGGTGCTCTGGCTGCTGGAGATGGACTTCCCGACCATCTACCGCTGCAACGTCAAGAACCTCGTCACCACCGGGATCGGCGTCGACGATGGCTTCCGCGACGCCTGGAAGGAGTGA
- a CDS encoding DUF4239 domain-containing protein, translated as MTETVAAFAFCALLSASAILGMKLRGWLSEEHLPERTMEALRLVTSLLVTFAALVLSLQLSNVKANFDKAYRDRNADAAQLAQLDDCLRNYGAEADPIRLDLRSYTAAVIASTWPREPKPAGITIPDTSAMAREGADPSLGALLNRVGRAINGLASSDTLHANTAAECRSAYLQLQQRRWAVIEDVHGPVSPLFTSILTFWLMLVFLSFGIQTPRKRVAAIVLAIGVISISTVMFVITDLETHYDGLFGISSASTRDALASMAR; from the coding sequence ATGACCGAGACCGTTGCAGCATTCGCCTTCTGTGCCCTGCTGAGCGCAAGCGCCATTCTCGGCATGAAGTTGCGCGGTTGGTTGTCGGAGGAGCATCTCCCCGAGCGCACGATGGAAGCGTTGCGGCTGGTGACGAGCCTGCTCGTCACCTTTGCTGCGCTGGTGCTCAGCCTCCAGCTCTCGAACGTCAAGGCCAATTTCGACAAGGCCTATCGCGACCGCAACGCCGATGCTGCCCAACTTGCCCAGCTCGACGACTGCCTGCGCAACTATGGCGCGGAGGCCGATCCGATCCGCCTCGACCTGCGCAGCTACACCGCAGCGGTCATCGCCAGCACCTGGCCGCGGGAGCCGAAGCCTGCCGGCATAACCATCCCCGATACGTCTGCCATGGCTCGTGAAGGGGCCGACCCGTCGCTCGGCGCCCTGCTCAACCGTGTCGGACGGGCGATCAACGGCCTGGCATCTTCCGATACTCTCCATGCCAATACCGCGGCCGAATGCCGGTCGGCCTATCTGCAGCTGCAGCAGCGGCGCTGGGCCGTGATCGAGGATGTGCACGGGCCGGTTTCGCCGCTGTTCACCAGTATCCTGACCTTTTGGCTGATGCTGGTGTTCCTGAGCTTCGGCATTCAGACGCCGCGCAAGCGCGTCGCCGCGATCGTGCTGGCGATCGGGGTCATCTCGATCTCGACGGTCATGTTCGTGATTACCGATCTCGAGACGCACTATGACGGCCTGTTCGGCATCTCCAGCGCCTCCACGCGCGACGCTTTGGCGAGCATGGCTCGCTGA
- a CDS encoding helix-turn-helix transcriptional regulator, which yields MSFHVSVIGRAGFTPLPSRRVAPEVADAVSKPVFVIDAGLNTRFSNRGATALARNGLGDTDRFTACDKDFMARLQVWMKRCRGGSTVGETRLPLALRCGRQVAIDAVHLAGIDLFVLTVDDPESAMERNVAQVSEACGLTPTEERMLALIVEGLDTIVAAKRLGIAPTTARTHLQRLFTKTGTARQSELVRFVATYVEDAR from the coding sequence ATGTCATTCCATGTTTCGGTCATTGGCAGGGCTGGTTTCACGCCGTTGCCGTCACGCCGGGTAGCTCCGGAAGTCGCAGATGCGGTGTCGAAGCCCGTCTTCGTCATCGACGCCGGCTTGAATACGCGCTTCAGCAATCGCGGCGCGACCGCGCTGGCCCGCAACGGGCTGGGCGACACCGATCGCTTCACCGCCTGCGACAAGGATTTCATGGCGCGGCTTCAGGTCTGGATGAAGCGCTGCCGCGGCGGCAGTACGGTCGGCGAGACGCGGCTGCCGCTGGCGCTGCGCTGCGGACGGCAGGTCGCGATCGATGCCGTGCATCTGGCGGGCATCGACCTCTTCGTCCTGACCGTCGACGATCCCGAAAGTGCCATGGAGCGGAATGTCGCCCAGGTCAGCGAAGCCTGCGGGCTGACGCCGACGGAAGAGCGCATGCTGGCGCTCATCGTCGAGGGGCTCGACACGATCGTCGCTGCGAAGAGGCTCGGCATCGCGCCGACGACGGCGCGCACTCACCTCCAGCGCCTCTTCACCAAGACCGGAACGGCCCGGCAGAGCGAGCTGGTCCGCTTCGTGGCGACCTATGTCGAGGATGCGCGCTGA
- a CDS encoding GntR family transcriptional regulator translates to MTVSKPSIPKPPFQELLELRSDTAKPLYQQLEDQLTRLIGDGVLPPGTTLPAERELAERLSISRTTVQRSYNTLRQRKLLSAQGRLGSIVQGPGPRLHSGMDRLKGFTEEMRELGRVPSSRILERAVVSDRSIASIFGEASHASFLKLVRVRAGDGIPMSRECAWYNLERVPGLAEADLTGSVYAALAGFGFPLVRCDQTIEAAAPSDEECAIFSFRQPVPCLLIKRRSYGADGVMLEYVEGLFRGDTYTYRLTLKV, encoded by the coding sequence ATGACAGTGTCTAAGCCTTCAATTCCGAAGCCGCCATTCCAGGAACTCCTGGAACTGCGCAGCGACACCGCCAAGCCGCTCTATCAGCAGCTTGAGGATCAGCTGACGCGATTGATCGGCGACGGCGTCCTCCCCCCCGGCACGACCCTTCCGGCAGAACGCGAACTGGCCGAACGGCTCAGCATCAGCCGCACCACCGTACAACGCTCCTACAACACGCTGCGACAGCGAAAATTGCTGAGCGCACAGGGGCGGCTGGGCTCGATTGTCCAGGGGCCGGGGCCTCGCTTGCATTCAGGCATGGACCGGCTCAAGGGCTTCACCGAGGAGATGCGCGAGCTCGGCCGGGTGCCGTCCTCCCGCATCCTCGAGCGGGCGGTGGTCAGCGACCGCTCGATCGCTTCGATCTTCGGCGAGGCCTCGCATGCCAGCTTCCTGAAGCTTGTCCGTGTTCGCGCCGGTGACGGCATCCCGATGTCGCGCGAGTGCGCCTGGTACAATCTGGAGCGGGTGCCGGGTCTAGCCGAGGCCGATCTGACGGGCTCCGTCTATGCCGCTCTCGCCGGTTTCGGGTTTCCGCTGGTGCGCTGCGACCAGACCATCGAGGCGGCGGCTCCGAGCGACGAGGAATGCGCGATCTTCAGCTTCCGGCAGCCGGTGCCCTGCCTGTTGATCAAGCGGCGCAGCTACGGCGCGGATGGCGTCATGCTCGAATATGTCGAAGGCCTGTTCCGCGGCGACACCTACACCTATCGGCTGACGCTGAAGGTCTGA
- a CDS encoding PfkB family carbohydrate kinase, with amino-acid sequence MLDKPIFILGSFVLACSAKVGRFPWPGESMAAERVTIEPGGKGLNQAIMARRLGTMVDGLLAVGNDLAASFAPTALARADLPEAMLVRLDGPTGSGVAFIDAAGETSLAIAPGANLALSEVHIREKASAIAAASLVAAQFEIADAPIREAFALAHRAGVPTLLNPSPFRPVPEDILSSTSVLIVNETEARSLAATFDGPDADIATPERFIAELGPAILKRGPRLVVLTRGAAGAIAIAADEEPVVQASFPVATVDALGAGDAFAATLGVRLAEGRPLTEALRHAAAAGALTTTRHGVFDALPRPTEIAELIGILARENAPQIA; translated from the coding sequence ATGCTCGACAAGCCGATCTTCATTCTGGGAAGCTTCGTCCTCGCCTGTTCGGCGAAAGTCGGGCGTTTTCCGTGGCCTGGGGAATCGATGGCCGCCGAGCGCGTGACCATCGAACCCGGCGGCAAGGGGCTGAACCAGGCGATCATGGCGCGCCGCCTCGGCACCATGGTCGACGGGCTTCTCGCGGTGGGCAACGATCTGGCCGCCAGTTTCGCCCCCACGGCGCTGGCGCGCGCCGATCTGCCGGAGGCCATGCTCGTCCGCCTCGACGGGCCGACCGGGAGCGGCGTCGCCTTCATCGACGCGGCTGGCGAGACCAGCCTCGCCATCGCACCCGGTGCCAACCTGGCCCTTTCGGAGGTACATATCCGCGAGAAGGCCAGTGCGATCGCAGCAGCCTCCCTCGTCGCAGCACAATTCGAGATCGCGGACGCTCCCATCCGCGAGGCCTTCGCTCTGGCGCACCGGGCGGGCGTGCCAACCCTGCTCAACCCCTCGCCTTTCCGACCCGTGCCGGAGGACATCCTCAGCTCGACCTCGGTTCTCATCGTCAACGAAACCGAAGCTCGCAGCCTTGCCGCGACGTTCGACGGGCCGGACGCGGACATCGCCACGCCGGAGCGCTTCATCGCAGAACTCGGCCCGGCGATCCTGAAGCGCGGCCCAAGGCTCGTCGTGCTGACCCGCGGCGCAGCCGGCGCCATAGCGATCGCTGCGGATGAGGAACCTGTCGTACAGGCCAGTTTCCCTGTCGCTACGGTCGACGCGCTTGGCGCCGGCGATGCCTTCGCTGCGACGCTCGGCGTTCGCCTGGCCGAGGGCCGCCCGCTCACTGAGGCGCTGCGCCACGCCGCCGCTGCCGGCGCGCTGACGACGACGCGACACGGTGTCTTCGACGCCCTGCCCCGGCCAACCGAAATCGCCGAGCTCATAGGCATCCTTGCTCGCGAAAACGCGCCGCAAATTGCGTAA
- a CDS encoding helix-turn-helix transcriptional regulator, with protein MAHPDVDTVMTAIDQLLAGAMDEEQMPVAAETMRRLFNGSKACFTSIGPDPEDWVAYATNPDDALQEHFFGELAPEFAEMGMALRGIPLGEVYKDHQVLGVEPLRRSRIWQEWMQPQDMYGGMACRLAEKGQAFWFFDVQRGRSQDSFDDQDAALLRKLYPVLRRVVELRRHIGRVTIQRDEARGALDRLALGIAILDAEMRISYANEGADEILAEPDGPIGLRQGRLYARQPGDQRRLRQLIDGALRLSRDPLANHQASMILHGGDGGHSLSACIMPAAPSPALHRPHGLVMIALRRLETASDIVACTRQLFDLTDTEAKFASALASGLSLTEAAVAQGVRISTARTHLARIFQKTNTRQQSQLVSLLRSAALPLQPR; from the coding sequence ATGGCGCATCCCGATGTCGATACCGTCATGACTGCGATCGACCAGTTGCTGGCCGGCGCGATGGACGAGGAACAGATGCCGGTCGCCGCCGAGACGATGCGCCGGCTCTTCAATGGCTCGAAAGCCTGCTTCACCAGCATTGGCCCCGACCCGGAAGACTGGGTCGCCTACGCCACCAATCCCGACGACGCCTTGCAGGAACATTTCTTCGGCGAGCTGGCGCCGGAATTTGCCGAGATGGGCATGGCGCTGCGCGGCATCCCGCTCGGAGAAGTCTACAAGGATCACCAAGTCCTGGGCGTCGAGCCCCTGCGGCGCTCGCGCATCTGGCAGGAGTGGATGCAGCCGCAGGACATGTATGGCGGCATGGCCTGCCGTTTGGCGGAGAAGGGGCAGGCCTTCTGGTTCTTCGACGTGCAGCGCGGCCGCAGCCAGGACAGCTTCGACGACCAGGACGCGGCGCTGCTGCGCAAGCTCTACCCGGTGCTGCGGCGCGTGGTGGAGCTGCGCCGTCATATCGGCCGAGTCACCATCCAGCGCGACGAAGCGCGCGGCGCGCTCGACCGGCTGGCGCTGGGCATCGCGATCCTCGATGCGGAGATGCGGATTTCCTACGCCAATGAGGGCGCCGACGAAATCCTGGCCGAGCCGGACGGGCCGATCGGGTTGCGCCAAGGGCGCCTCTACGCCCGCCAGCCGGGCGACCAGCGGCGGCTTCGACAGCTGATCGACGGAGCTTTGCGCTTGTCTCGCGACCCGCTCGCAAACCATCAGGCGAGCATGATCCTGCATGGCGGCGACGGCGGTCATTCGCTTTCGGCCTGCATCATGCCTGCGGCGCCCTCCCCGGCGCTCCATCGGCCACACGGTCTGGTCATGATCGCGCTCAGGCGCCTCGAGACGGCGAGCGACATCGTCGCCTGCACGCGCCAGCTCTTCGATTTGACCGATACCGAAGCCAAGTTTGCGTCCGCCCTGGCGAGCGGATTGTCTCTGACGGAAGCGGCCGTAGCCCAAGGCGTGAGAATCTCGACCGCCCGCACGCATTTGGCGCGGATTTTCCAGAAGACCAACACCCGCCAGCAAAGCCAGCTCGTCTCGCTGCTGCGCAGCGCGGCCCTACCCCTTCAGCCGCGCTGA
- a CDS encoding anhydro-N-acetylmuramic acid kinase: MAERDLARESLTAIGVISGTSMDAIDVSLVTSDGRDAVSFGAGASYPYRDETRRTLQAVIADAERASAEPLAELEAAVTADHLAAIRSYVADRHLDWSDIDLVGLHGQTIYHRPERRFTRQLIDGQAVADALGIPAVDRFRHADVAAGGEGAPFAPLYHRALAQRLEQPVMVLNLGGVGNVTYIDGETVIAFDTGPASAILDDFVLRRLGRPYDADGVLAASGRIHDDLVAGFMANPFFDRPAPKSLDRNDFHRRAQVVEGLSDADGAATLAAFTVESIVAALRHVPRAPKRWLVGGGGRLNRHFMARLGRRLGVPVEPVEIVGWDGDALEAQIFAYFAIRSVKGLPLSLPSTTGVPVPMTGGELHRPLDRRASSRTR; this comes from the coding sequence TTGGCCGAGCGCGACCTCGCACGGGAGTCGCTGACCGCCATCGGCGTGATCAGCGGCACCTCGATGGACGCCATCGACGTGTCACTGGTGACGAGCGACGGGCGTGATGCCGTCTCCTTCGGGGCCGGCGCCTCCTATCCCTATCGCGACGAGACGCGCCGCACGCTGCAAGCCGTCATCGCCGATGCCGAGCGCGCCTCAGCGGAGCCGCTCGCCGAGCTCGAAGCCGCGGTGACGGCCGACCACCTCGCAGCCATCCGCAGCTACGTTGCCGACCGGCACCTCGACTGGTCGGATATCGATCTCGTCGGCCTGCATGGCCAGACCATCTACCATCGGCCGGAGCGGCGCTTCACCCGCCAGCTCATCGACGGGCAGGCGGTGGCCGATGCACTCGGCATTCCCGCCGTCGATCGCTTCCGCCACGCCGATGTCGCGGCCGGCGGCGAAGGCGCGCCCTTTGCGCCGCTCTATCACCGCGCCCTGGCGCAGCGGCTGGAGCAGCCGGTGATGGTGCTGAATCTCGGCGGCGTCGGTAACGTCACCTATATCGACGGCGAGACTGTCATCGCCTTCGATACCGGCCCGGCGAGCGCGATCCTCGATGATTTCGTCCTGCGCCGCCTCGGCCGCCCCTATGATGCGGACGGTGTGCTGGCCGCGAGCGGGCGCATCCATGACGACCTCGTCGCCGGCTTCATGGCCAATCCCTTCTTCGACCGGCCGGCGCCGAAGTCGCTCGACCGCAACGATTTCCATCGCCGCGCCCAGGTTGTCGAGGGGCTCTCGGATGCCGATGGCGCAGCGACGTTGGCAGCCTTCACCGTCGAAAGCATCGTGGCTGCGCTGCGCCATGTGCCGCGCGCGCCCAAGCGCTGGCTCGTCGGTGGCGGCGGCCGGCTCAACCGGCATTTCATGGCGCGGCTCGGTCGGCGGCTCGGCGTCCCGGTCGAGCCCGTCGAGATCGTAGGGTGGGACGGCGATGCGCTGGAAGCGCAGATCTTCGCCTATTTCGCGATCCGTTCGGTCAAGGGACTGCCGCTCAGCCTGCCCTCCACGACAGGCGTTCCAGTGCCGATGACGGGAGGCGAGCTTCATCGGCCCCTGGATCGCCGCGCGTCCAGTCGGACGCGATAA
- a CDS encoding DUF1330 domain-containing protein, translating into MAKGYWIARVDVENDEAYARYRSLNAVAFAKYGAKFIVRGGEYKLARGEGRKHNVVIEFKDEATARACYASPEYQEAMKHLSAAGKSDLIIIGGYEGPQPGE; encoded by the coding sequence ATGGCCAAGGGTTACTGGATCGCGCGCGTCGACGTCGAGAACGACGAAGCCTATGCCCGCTATCGTTCGTTGAACGCCGTTGCCTTCGCCAAATACGGCGCGAAGTTCATCGTCCGCGGCGGCGAATACAAGCTCGCCCGCGGCGAGGGCCGCAAGCACAACGTCGTCATCGAGTTCAAGGACGAGGCGACGGCGCGCGCCTGCTACGCTTCGCCTGAATACCAGGAGGCTATGAAGCACCTGAGCGCCGCCGGCAAATCCGACCTCATCATCATCGGCGGCTATGAAGGCCCGCAGCCAGGCGAATGA
- a CDS encoding DUF1330 domain-containing protein: MPKGYVIGRAKVTDATKWGTYAAKASEVMKIYGGTPIVRGGQMTVGEGEGRARNIIIEFADFASARAYLFSPEYAEARKLREGAGEIDLVAVEGA, from the coding sequence ATGCCCAAGGGATATGTCATCGGCCGCGCCAAGGTCACCGACGCGACCAAATGGGGAACCTATGCCGCCAAGGCTTCCGAGGTGATGAAGATCTATGGCGGCACGCCGATCGTGCGCGGCGGTCAGATGACCGTGGGCGAAGGCGAAGGGCGCGCCCGCAACATCATCATCGAATTCGCCGATTTCGCCTCGGCGCGCGCCTATCTGTTCTCGCCGGAATATGCCGAGGCCCGCAAGCTGCGCGAGGGCGCCGGCGAGATCGATCTCGTCGCCGTCGAAGGGGCCTGA
- the pyrF gene encoding orotidine-5'-phosphate decarboxylase, whose product MQKINDVRDRLIVALDVPTVWDAYRLVSTLGDGVTFYKIGYRLAFAGGLDLARQLVAEGKKVFLDLKLHDIGNTVTEGVDSLTKLGVTFLTVHAYPQTMRGAVEGRGDAALKLLAVTALTSYDDGDLRDAGYGLAVRDLVRLRAEQARTAGIDGIVCSAAETEIVRQVIGPDMVIVTPGIRPAGSAAGDQKRTLTPAEAIRVGADHLVVGRPIIRAADPRAAAGAVMDEIVAAS is encoded by the coding sequence ATGCAGAAGATCAATGATGTCCGCGACCGCCTGATCGTCGCCCTCGACGTGCCGACCGTGTGGGATGCCTACCGCCTGGTCTCGACGCTCGGCGACGGCGTCACCTTCTACAAGATCGGCTATCGCCTCGCCTTCGCCGGCGGGCTCGACTTGGCGCGCCAACTCGTTGCCGAGGGCAAGAAGGTCTTCCTCGACCTCAAGCTCCACGACATCGGCAATACCGTGACCGAAGGCGTCGACTCGCTGACCAAGCTCGGCGTCACCTTCCTCACCGTCCATGCCTATCCGCAGACCATGCGCGGGGCGGTCGAGGGGCGCGGCGATGCGGCGCTCAAGCTGCTCGCGGTCACGGCGCTGACCTCTTACGACGACGGCGACCTGCGCGATGCCGGCTATGGGCTGGCGGTGCGCGATCTCGTGCGCCTGCGCGCCGAGCAGGCCCGCACGGCCGGCATTGACGGCATCGTCTGCTCGGCCGCCGAGACGGAGATCGTGCGGCAGGTCATCGGTCCCGACATGGTCATCGTCACGCCGGGCATTCGTCCCGCGGGCAGCGCCGCCGGTGACCAGAAGCGCACGCTGACCCCGGCCGAGGCGATCCGCGTCGGCGCCGATCATCTCGTGGTCGGGCGTCCCATCATCCGCGCGGCAGACCCGCGCGCCGCGGCGGGCGCGGTCATGGACGAGATCGTCGCGGCTTCGTAA